Proteins encoded by one window of Vitis riparia cultivar Riparia Gloire de Montpellier isolate 1030 chromosome 11, EGFV_Vit.rip_1.0, whole genome shotgun sequence:
- the LOC117925433 gene encoding protein LAZ1 homolog 2-like, whose protein sequence is MGEEWHQFYSSAYQGTYRNLHQPAVIIGGCFVVVALVLSILLIFQHLRSYTKPAEQKWIVAVLFMVPVYACQSIISLWNSRLSLACDILRSCYEAFALYSFGSYLVACLGGEEVVIELLENESRKQLSKPLLEGEDEKQWLQEKSLRNFFTRPCVLGKDLLRIEKSGLVQYMILKTVCAFLAFVLELFGVYGDGEFKWHYGYPYMAVVLNFSQMWALFCLVQFYNVTHGRLQSIKPLAKFISFKAIVFATWWQGVGIALLCSLGVWPKQGKFQTGLQDFLICIEMAIAAVAHVFVFSAEPYRFLPASEYEEVTTETTKAEVKLEEGDEEKPSVLETTETQIKAPGTSITESVQDIVREGGQHVVKDVVLTINQAIEPVERGVTKIQETFHQISVGSGKEEDTELVLEKQEHDHKNLTESEENLPGSLDLKKM, encoded by the exons ATGGGTGAAGAATGGCATCAATTTTACTCCTCAGCCTATCAAGGAACATACAGAAATCTTCACCAGCCAGCTGTCATAATTGGAGGATGCTTTGTAGTAGTAGCATTGGTCCTTTCCATCCTCCTCATTTTTCAACATCTCAGATCATACACCAAACCAGCA GAACAAAAATGGATTGTTGCGGTTCTTTTCATGGTTCCAGTGTATGCTTGCCAGTCT ATTATATCTTTGTGGAACTCAAGATTGTCTCTTGCTTGTGATATTTTAAGGAGCTGCTATGAAGCATTTGCATTGTATTCTTTTGGTAGCTATTTGGTTGCCTGTCTAG GTGGAGAAGAAGTAGTCATAGAACTGCTTGAAAATGAATCAAGAAAGCAGCTCAGCAAGCCATTGCTAGAAGGAGAGGATGAGAAACAATGGTTACAAGAAAAATCGCTAAGGAACTTCTTCACGAGACCATGTGTGCTTGGGAAAGACTTGCTCAGAATAGAAAAATCCGGTCTTGTACAATAC ATGATTTTGAAGACAGTTTGTGCGTTCTTAGCATTTGTGTTGGAGCTCTTTGGCGTTTATGGTGATGGGGAATTCAAGTGGCACTATGG GTATCCTTACATGGCTGTGGTGTTGAACTTTAGCCAAATGTGGGCATTGTTTTGCCTCGTGCAATTTTACAATGTAACTCATGGAAGACTTCAATCAATAAAACCACTTGCAAAGTTCATCAGTTTCAAGGCTATTGTGTTTGCTACATGGTGGCAAGGCGTGGGTATTGCATTGTTGTGTTCACTTGGAGTTTGGCCCAAGCAGGGGAAGTTTCAAACTGGTTTGCAGGACTTCTTAATATGCATAGAA ATGGCCATTGCAGCAGTGGCTCACGTTTTTGTCTTCTCGGCAGAACCGTATCGTTTCCTCCCTGCTTCTGAGTATGAAGAAGTGACCACAGAAACAACTAAAGCAGAGGTGAAGTTAGAGGAGGGTGACGAGGAGAAACCCTCTGTTCTTGAAACAACAGAAACTCAAATAAAGGCTCCGGGAACAAGTATCACTGAGAGTGTTCAGGACATTGTTCGAGAGGGTGGTCAACat GTTGTCAAGGATGTTGTACTGACCATAAATCAAGCAATAGAACCTGTGGAGAGGGGTGTGACTAAGATCCAGGAGACCTTCCACCAGATCTCGGTTGGTTCAGGCAAGGAAGAAGACACAGAATTGGTACTAGAGAAACAGGAACATGACCACAAAAATCTTACCGAAAGCGAAGAAAATCTTCCAGGAAGCCTAGATCTGAAGAAAATGTAG
- the LOC117925648 gene encoding uncharacterized protein LOC117925648 produces MKILNWVQSRLNGRHGSKKQNPISANWCQQEPQKEEFSDWPHGLLAIGTFGKNDVKEDPEKHNLQGSLPSSQDHLQDLTPEEVGKLQKELKSLLHKQVSAEHGSIPELDNPNLPLDKILDSLSSWGFDTATSNASTNDLKQKDDRLQHSSGLIISRGKDVCLDDSKNAIAKKSLSFLLKKMFICRSGFAPTPSLKDPVPESRMDKILRLLLHKKIYPQSSSSTLSIMRYLENRHMPKSDNEDEANEKATEGSKWVKTDSEYIVLEI; encoded by the exons ATGAAG ATATTAAACTGGGTGCAAAGCAGGCTTAATGGGAGACATGGCAGCAAGAAACAAAACCCCATTTCAGCTAATT GGTGTCAGCAAGAACCTCAAAAAGAAGAATTCAGTGACTGGCCTCATGGGCTTCTGGCAATTGGGACGTTCGGGAAAAATGATGTGAAAGAAGATCCAGAGAAGCACAATCTTCAGGGGAGCCTGCCTTCCTCCCAAGATCACCTGCAAGATCTCACACCTGAAGAAGTGGGAAAACTTCAGAAAGAGTTGAAGTCATTATTGCATAAACAAGTTTCAGCTGAACATGGTTCAATTCCAGAACTAGACAATCCTAATCTTCCATTGGATAAAATTCTTGATTCGTTGTCAAGCTGGGGATTTGATACAGCAACTAGCAATGCATCTACCAATGATTTGAAACAAAAAGACGACCGTCTCCAGCATAGCAGCGGCCTAATTATCAGTAGAGGGAAAGATGTTTGTTTGGATGACAGTAAGAATGCCATAGCGAAAAAATCATTgtcttttcttcttaaaaagaTGTTTATTTGCAGAAGTGGTTTTGCTCCAACCCCCAGTTTAAAAGATCCAGTTCCAGAGTCAAGAATGGACAAG ATTCTGAGGTTGCTGCTTCACAAGAAAATATACCCCCAAAGTTCTAGTTCAACATTGTCTATTATGAGGTACTTGGAGAATAGGCATATGCCCAAATCTGACAATGAAGATGAAGCAAATGAGAAGGCGACGGAAGGAAGTAAATGGGTGAAGACGGATTCTGAAT ACATTGTTCTTGAGATATAA